In a single window of the Etheostoma spectabile isolate EspeVRDwgs_2016 chromosome 3, UIUC_Espe_1.0, whole genome shotgun sequence genome:
- the LOC116678886 gene encoding EH domain-containing protein 2: MSIRRLRSNPKTLGDVNLVTEELKNLYHKRLLPIEKYYSFHHFHSPCYEDAEFDNKPMVLVMGQYSTGKTTFIRYLIEQDFPGSRVGPEPTTDCFTALMYGEMEGIIPGNALTVDPKKPFRNLDPFGNAFLNRFQCVQMPNQVLESVSIIDTPGILTAAKRKLSRGYDFPAVLRWFAERVDRIILLFDAHKLEFSDELTRAFGALCGYEDKLRVVLNKADRVDSQQLMRVYGALMWSLGKVFRTPEILRVYIGSFWSEPRQKCDHYQLIELEEEDLLADIRNLPSNAAVRKLNDLVKRARLVRAHAHIISYLKQEMPTLFCKESKKHNLIYQLPVIFTKIQQHHLVPAGDFPDCTKMQEKLLGQDFSKFKTLKPSLMASLDKLLTTDIANLVPLLQQQELRKKSLPSVLDGEFLGTFRPEHFKRDPFKELKKEDESSETDLDEWSLEKYKPKYDEIFYNLSPNGGKLSGTKVKEWMTTTLLPNSVLAHIWRLSDIDGDGMLDNEEFALAVHLIEGKLEGHWLPRELPSHLVPPSKRLSTASDQE, encoded by the exons ATGTCCATCCGGAGGCTTAGGAGCAACCCTAAAACACTGGGGGATGTCAATCTGGTAACAGAGGAGCTGAAAAATCTTTATCATAAGAGGCTGCTGCCGATAGAGAAATACTATTCTTTCCATCACTTTCATTCTCCGTGCTATGAGGACGCAGAGTTTGATAACAAGCCAATGGTCTTGGTGATGGGTCAGTACTCAACAGGAAAGACAACTTTCATCAG GTATCTCATAGAACAAGATTTCCCTGGTAGCCGAGTTGGGCCAGAGCCAACTACTGACTGCTTCACTGCCCTCATGTATGGAGAGATGGAAGGAATTATCCCTGGCAATGCCCTCACAGTGGACCCCAAAAAGCCCTTTCGCAACCTCGACCCTTTTGGAAATGCTTTTCTTAACAG gTTTCAGTGTGTCCAGATGCCAAATCAAGTCCTCGAGAGTGTCAGCATTATCGACACACCAGGCATCTTAACTGCAGCTAAAAGAAAACTGAGTCGAG GCTACGACTTTCCAGCGGTGCTGCGCTGGTTTGCAGAGCGTGTGGATCGAATCATCCTGCTGTTCGATGCACATAAACTAGAGTTCTCTGATGAGCTCACTCGGGCCTTTGGGGCCCTGTGTGGCTATGAGGACAAGTTGCGTGTAGTTCTCAACAAAGCTGACAGGGTGGACTCGCAACAGCTCATGAGAGTGTATGGCGCCCTCATGTGGTCGCTGGGAAAAGTGTTTCGAACCCCCGAGATCTTGCGGGTTTACATTGGATCTTTCTGGTCAGAGCCCAGGCAGAAGTGTGACCACTACCAGCTGAttgagctggaggaggaggatctcTTGGCCGACATAAGGAACTTGCCGAGCAATGCTGCAGTACGCAAGCTGAATGACCTGGTGAAGAGGGCACGCTTAGTGAGG GCACATGCCCACATTATCAGCTATCTGAAGCAAGAGATGCCAACACTTTTTTGCAAAGAAAGCAAGAAGCACAATCTGATTTACCAACTTCCTGTAATTTTCACCAAGATCCAGCAACATCATCTAGTCCCAGCGGGAGACTTCCCAGACTGCACCAAGATGCAG GAGAAACTTTTGGGTCAAGATTTCTCAAAGTTCAAGACCCTGAAGCCAAGTCTGATGGCTTCCTTGGATAAACTCTTGACCACTGACATAGCAAACCTGGTGCCTTTACTTCAACAGCAAGAACTAAGGAAGAAATCCCTCCCCAGTGTGTTGGATGGGGAATTTTTGGGAACATTCAGGCCTGAGCATTTCAAGAGAGATCCTTTCAAGGAACTCAAAAAAGAAGATGAGAGCAGTGAGACCGATTTAGACGAGTGGTCGTTGGAGAAATACAAGCCAAAGTACGATGAGATTTTCTATAACCTCAGTCCAAATGGGGGCAAATTGAGTGGCACCAAAGTTAAAGAGTGGATGACGACCACTCTTCTGCCCAACTCTGTGCTTGCTCATATCTGGAGACTGTCTGACATAGATGGGGATGGCATGCTGGACAATGAGGAGTTTGCTTTGGCAGTCCACCTTATTGAGGGAAAACTGGAGGGCCACTGGCTCCCCCGAGAGCTGCCCTCTCACCTCGTGCCCCCATCAAAACGATTAAGTACAGCAAGCGATCAAGAGTAA